Below is a genomic region from Granulicella sp. L56.
GGCGGGCTCGCCTGCGAAGGTGCGATAGTCGACTGCGCTTCCGAAGTGTTTACGGACGTACAGAACACCACCCACCAGAACTACGAGCGAGGCCAACAGGACGCCAATCTGAAGCAGCCTGCCCATCATGGTTTCCATCTGACGGTCGTCGAATTTTGAGTTCTGAAGCGCCATTACATTTTCCCCAGCCAGCCGTTGATAATCATCTCGACCCCCAGCGCCAGAATGACGATTGTAAAGATGCTGCGCAGTACCGAGACCCGTGCTCGCACCAGCAGCTTTGCGCCGAGCAACGACCCGGCCAGGACACCGAGCATCACGGGAAAGGCCAGCCCCGGATCGACGTAGCCGCGATGCAGGTAGATTCCTGCACTGGCCGCTGCGGTGACACCGATCATGAAGTTACTGGTCGTGGTCGAGACCTTGAAGGGGATGCGCATGATCTGGTCCATGGCCAGCACCTTCACCGCGCCTGAACCGATGCCCAGAAGGCCGGAGAGTGTACCGGCGCCAAACATGGTCGCAAAGCCTGCGGGGATCCGATCCACCTTATAGCTTTTCTCGCCGCCTGCGCCGTCTGGATACGATCCTGAAAGACGCAGCCGATCCGACCATGGGCTGCTGCCTCCGCCGTCTGCCTCGTGACGACGGCCCTGCTGCCACGAGAGCCACGCCGAATAGAGCAGCACGACGCCGAAGATGATCGCGAGCGCCCGGGTCGGTATCCGCGTGGCCAGAAATGCGCCGAAGACTGCGCCGATGGTGGTGGCGATCTCGAGGAACATGCCGATGCGAACACTTGAGAAACCTTCGCGCACATAGGCGGCTGCCGCTCCCGAAGAGGTGGCGATGACGGAGATCAGCGACGCTCCGATGGCATAGCGGATGTCGACGTGGAACACCACGGTGAGCAGAGGCACGAGCACGACACCGCCGCCGAGGCCAGTGAGTGCTCCCAACAGCCCAGCCGCAATCGATCCGGCAAAGACAAGCAGGGTGAACAACAGTACCGGCAATGTCGCTAAGTGCTCGATAAACAGAACCTGATGAAACTAATTTAGTTTGATGATTAAACAGAGACGACCGCAAGCAGTTATGCAATAACTTTGTGTCGGAATCTACCGTCAAACATCCAACACGATATGGGTAACCCCTGGACATTGGCAGATATTCCCTCGCAAGCGGGCAAGCGCATCCTGATCACCGGGGCGAACAGCGGCATCGGCTATCATGCCGCCTTCACTCTCGCACGCAAGGGGGCGCACGTCATTCTCGCCTGCCGCGACCGCCGCAAGGGCGAGGCCGCCTTTGCGCGTCTGGACTCCGAAGCTCCGGGGACCGGCACAGAGCTGGCCCTCCTCGATCTGGCCTCGTTGGCCTCAGTGCGCGAGTTCGCCGCTCGCCAGCTCGATCTTGGCCACCCCATCGATATCCTCATCAACAATGCCGGGGTGATGGCGCCGCCGACGCGCCAGCAGACGGTAGATGGCTTCGAG
It encodes:
- a CDS encoding sulfite exporter TauE/SafE family protein; translation: MPVLLFTLLVFAGSIAAGLLGALTGLGGGVVLVPLLTVVFHVDIRYAIGASLISVIATSSGAAAAYVREGFSSVRIGMFLEIATTIGAVFGAFLATRIPTRALAIIFGVVLLYSAWLSWQQGRRHEADGGGSSPWSDRLRLSGSYPDGAGGEKSYKVDRIPAGFATMFGAGTLSGLLGIGSGAVKVLAMDQIMRIPFKVSTTTSNFMIGVTAAASAGIYLHRGYVDPGLAFPVMLGVLAGSLLGAKLLVRARVSVLRSIFTIVILALGVEMIINGWLGKM